One genomic segment of Caloranaerobacter ferrireducens includes these proteins:
- the rpoN gene encoding RNA polymerase factor sigma-54 gives MRLGFELSLQQSQKLIMTPELRQAIQILQFTNFELLKFIEEELEKNPLLEVESGESKVEREIDLDKLKTEINWKEYLGKYDDISYSGYKENDSNDWILENYITYKTTLKEHLLFQLNLTLFNEMDKKIGEFIIESLDENGYLRVTTDEIANQLKIENNQVENVLRIIQTFDPVGVGAKDLKECLKIQLEDRKIKDPYVYKVLDSYLEEIGCNKLTKIAKELGISIKKVQWICDLIKSLEPKPGRSFISSSDDVKFIKPDVTLEIIDGEYIIHVNDITAPRLTVNNYYRRLLNQAIEEDIAKFIKGRLDSALWLIKSIEQRRMTIYKVVEAIVRHQREFFEKGKIALKPLSLKMVADELEIHESTVSRAINGKYIQTPRGIFELKFFFSRGVSANEGEISSTSVKSMIKELIENEDPKKPLSDQKITDILRKKNIKISRRTVAKYRDELNIPSSNLRKRY, from the coding sequence ATGAGACTTGGATTTGAATTGAGTCTTCAGCAGTCTCAGAAATTAATAATGACACCTGAATTAAGACAAGCTATTCAAATATTACAGTTTACAAATTTTGAATTGCTAAAGTTTATTGAGGAAGAATTAGAAAAAAATCCATTATTAGAAGTTGAATCTGGAGAAAGTAAGGTAGAAAGAGAGATAGATTTAGATAAATTAAAAACTGAAATCAATTGGAAAGAATACTTAGGAAAATATGATGACATAAGTTATAGTGGTTATAAAGAGAATGACAGTAACGATTGGATTTTAGAAAATTATATAACATATAAAACTACACTTAAAGAACATCTTTTGTTTCAATTGAATCTGACGTTATTTAACGAAATGGATAAAAAAATAGGTGAATTTATAATTGAAAGTTTAGATGAAAATGGTTATTTAAGAGTTACAACTGATGAGATAGCAAATCAGTTAAAAATTGAAAATAATCAAGTTGAAAACGTTTTAAGGATAATTCAGACTTTTGATCCAGTTGGAGTAGGAGCTAAAGATTTGAAGGAGTGTCTAAAAATACAGTTAGAAGATAGGAAAATAAAGGACCCATACGTTTACAAAGTTTTAGATAGTTATTTAGAAGAGATTGGGTGTAACAAACTTACTAAAATTGCAAAAGAATTGGGTATTAGTATAAAAAAGGTACAATGGATATGTGATTTAATTAAATCTCTTGAGCCGAAGCCAGGAAGAAGTTTTATAAGCAGTAGTGATGATGTTAAGTTTATAAAGCCTGATGTTACTTTAGAGATTATTGATGGTGAATATATTATACATGTAAATGATATAACAGCCCCTAGATTAACTGTGAATAATTACTATAGAAGGCTACTTAATCAAGCAATTGAAGAGGATATTGCTAAATTTATAAAAGGTAGGCTTGATTCTGCTTTATGGTTAATTAAGAGTATAGAACAAAGGAGAATGACGATTTACAAAGTAGTGGAGGCAATAGTTAGACATCAAAGAGAGTTTTTTGAAAAGGGAAAAATAGCTTTAAAGCCTTTATCGTTAAAAATGGTAGCTGATGAGTTAGAAATACATGAATCTACAGTAAGTAGAGCAATAAATGGTAAATATATACAAACTCCTAGAGGGATATTTGAGTTGAAATTTTTCTTTTCAAGAGGAGTATCAGCGAATGAAGGAGAAATTTCTTCAACTAGTGTTAAATCTATGATAAAAGAGTTAATAGAAAATGAGGATCCTAAAAAGCCATTGAGTGACCAAAAAATAACAGATATATTAAGAAAGAAAAACATAAAAATATCTAGACGAACTGTAGCGAAATATAGAGATGAATTAAACATTCCTTCTTCAAATTTAAGAAAAAGATATTAA
- a CDS encoding sugar-binding transcriptional regulator, whose product MKDIIELQRKIVPEMIEILEKRYNILRKIYYNQPIGRRTLANSLNIGERIIRTEVNILKKQGLLEIKSQGMNVTEEGKIIIEDLKDFIHRLKGLNGLEKKLEEKLNINNVIVVPGNYDEDNLILKDIGKASAKYLKQIIKNDSIIGITGGTTMAQLAEEMPNQKGENDILVLPARGGLGRNVEVQANNVAAKLAQKLGGHYKLLHVPDNIGKEALDALLQIPEIREIVEAIKKLDVLVFGIGRADVMARRRQLSPEIIQELKNRGAVAEAFGHYFNTKGEKVWESNSVGLSLVDFENLKNVVGVACGVSKAEAIIAICSLKRDMTLITDEGAARKILELVK is encoded by the coding sequence ATGAAAGATATTATAGAGCTACAAAGAAAAATTGTACCTGAAATGATTGAGATTTTAGAAAAGAGGTATAATATTCTAAGAAAGATATATTATAATCAACCAATAGGCAGAAGAACGTTAGCTAATAGTTTAAATATTGGTGAGAGAATAATAAGAACAGAAGTTAACATATTGAAAAAACAGGGTTTATTGGAAATAAAATCTCAAGGTATGAATGTTACTGAAGAAGGCAAAATAATAATTGAGGATTTGAAAGATTTTATACATAGATTAAAAGGTTTGAATGGATTAGAAAAAAAATTAGAGGAAAAATTAAATATTAACAATGTTATAGTAGTACCTGGTAATTATGATGAGGATAATTTAATTTTAAAGGATATTGGTAAAGCTTCAGCTAAGTATTTAAAGCAAATCATAAAAAACGATAGTATTATAGGAATAACTGGCGGTACTACAATGGCTCAACTCGCTGAGGAAATGCCAAATCAAAAAGGAGAAAATGATATACTTGTACTTCCTGCTAGAGGTGGGCTTGGAAGGAATGTAGAGGTACAGGCTAATAATGTAGCAGCAAAGCTAGCACAAAAGCTAGGTGGGCATTATAAATTACTACATGTACCTGATAATATAGGGAAAGAAGCTCTTGACGCACTTTTGCAAATACCAGAAATTAGAGAGATTGTTGAAGCTATAAAGAAGCTAGATGTATTAGTATTTGGAATAGGTAGAGCAGATGTTATGGCAAGAAGAAGGCAGCTTAGTCCAGAAATAATCCAAGAATTAAAGAATAGAGGTGCAGTTGCAGAAGCTTTTGGACATTACTTTAATACAAAAGGAGAAAAAGTTTGGGAATCAAATTCAGTAGGTTTATCTCTAGTAGATTTTGAGAATTTAAAAAATGTGGTTGGAGTTGCATGTGGTGTAAGTAAAGCTGAAGCTATAATTGCTATTTGTAGCCTTAAGAGAGATATGACTCTAATTACAGATGAGGGAGCAGCTAGAAAAATATTAGAATTAGTCAAATAA
- the gap gene encoding type I glyceraldehyde-3-phosphate dehydrogenase, with amino-acid sequence MAIKVGINGFGRIGRNVLRSALENGVTEFEVVAINDLAKPEDLAHLFKYDSCFGKFEGTVAVEGDYIVLNGKKIKVLSERNPENLPWGELGVDIVIESTGIFRDREGAEKHIKAGAKKVIISAPAKGEDVTIVMGVNEKDYDPANHNIISNASCTTNCLAPVAKVILEKFGIKKGLMTTVHSYTNDQRILDAPHKDLRRARAAAESIIPTTTGAAKAVALVLPELKGKLSGMAMRVPTPTVSVVDVVFEVEKEATVEDVNKALKEAAEGELKGILGYSDEPLVSIDYRKDSHSSIVDALSTMVIGGNMVKVVSWYDNEWGYSTRVVDLVKYIIERGL; translated from the coding sequence ATGGCTATTAAAGTTGGTATTAATGGTTTTGGAAGAATAGGAAGAAATGTTTTAAGATCAGCATTAGAAAATGGAGTTACTGAATTTGAAGTTGTAGCAATCAATGACTTGGCTAAACCAGAAGATTTAGCACACTTATTTAAATATGACTCATGTTTTGGAAAATTTGAAGGAACTGTAGCAGTAGAAGGAGATTATATAGTATTAAATGGAAAGAAAATAAAAGTTTTAAGTGAAAGAAATCCTGAAAATTTACCTTGGGGAGAATTAGGAGTAGATATAGTAATAGAATCAACTGGTATCTTCAGAGACAGAGAAGGTGCAGAAAAACATATTAAAGCAGGAGCTAAGAAAGTTATAATTAGTGCACCTGCTAAAGGTGAAGATGTAACAATAGTTATGGGTGTAAATGAAAAAGATTATGATCCAGCAAATCACAATATAATTTCAAATGCTTCTTGTACAACTAACTGTTTAGCACCAGTTGCTAAAGTTATATTAGAGAAATTTGGAATCAAAAAAGGTTTAATGACTACAGTTCACTCATATACAAATGACCAAAGAATATTAGATGCACCACACAAAGACTTAAGAAGAGCTAGAGCAGCTGCTGAATCAATCATTCCTACTACTACAGGAGCAGCTAAAGCAGTTGCATTAGTATTACCTGAATTAAAAGGAAAATTAAGTGGTATGGCAATGAGAGTGCCAACTCCAACAGTTTCAGTAGTAGATGTAGTATTCGAAGTTGAGAAAGAAGCTACTGTAGAAGATGTAAATAAAGCTTTAAAAGAAGCTGCAGAAGGAGAATTAAAAGGAATTTTAGGATATTCAGATGAACCACTAGTATCAATTGATTACAGAAAAGATTCTCATTCATCAATAGTTGATGCTTTATCAACTATGGTAATCGGTGGAAATATGGTGAAAGTTGTTTCATGGTATGACAATGAATGGGGATATTCAACAAGAGTTGTTGATTTAGTAAAATACATTATTGAAAGAGGACTATAA
- a CDS encoding phosphoglycerate kinase, with amino-acid sequence MLNKRTVEDLDVRGKKVLVRCDFNVPMNENGEITDDRRIRSAIPTIEYIINNGGKVILMSHLGRPKGEPNPKYSLEPVAKRLSELLNKEVIFAADDNVVGENAKKAVAEMNEGDVVLLQNTRYRKEETKNGEEFAKELASLADLFVNDAFGTAHRAHASNVGVSQHLPSAVGYLVKKEIEVMGKAMSNPERPFVAILGGAKVSDKIGVIENLLDKVDSLLIGGGMMFTFLKAKGYEIGKSLLEEDKIELAKELMAKAEEKGVKLLLPVDTVVAKEFKNDTEFRTVKVEEIPADMMGLDIGEETRKIFAEEILKAKTVVWNGPMGVFEMENFAKGTEAIAEAMAKSDAVTIVGGGDSAAAVEKTGYNDKMTHISTGGGASLEFFEGKTLPGIAAIDNK; translated from the coding sequence ATGTTAAATAAAAGAACAGTTGAAGATTTAGATGTTAGAGGTAAAAAAGTACTAGTAAGATGTGATTTTAACGTGCCAATGAATGAAAATGGTGAAATAACTGATGATAGAAGAATTAGAAGTGCAATTCCTACAATTGAATACATAATTAATAATGGTGGTAAAGTAATATTAATGTCACACTTAGGAAGACCAAAGGGAGAGCCTAATCCTAAATACAGTTTAGAGCCAGTAGCAAAGAGATTATCTGAACTTTTAAATAAAGAGGTTATTTTTGCAGCTGATGATAATGTAGTTGGGGAAAATGCTAAGAAAGCTGTTGCAGAAATGAACGAAGGAGATGTAGTTTTACTACAAAATACTAGGTATAGAAAAGAAGAAACAAAAAATGGAGAAGAGTTTGCAAAAGAATTAGCTTCATTAGCTGACCTTTTTGTAAATGATGCTTTTGGTACAGCTCACAGAGCACACGCTTCAAATGTTGGTGTTAGTCAGCATTTACCATCGGCTGTAGGATATCTTGTTAAAAAAGAAATTGAAGTTATGGGTAAGGCTATGTCAAATCCAGAAAGACCTTTTGTAGCTATACTTGGAGGGGCAAAAGTTTCAGATAAAATAGGTGTTATCGAAAATCTATTGGATAAAGTAGACAGTTTATTAATAGGTGGAGGAATGATGTTTACATTCCTAAAAGCAAAAGGATATGAAATCGGAAAATCTCTTTTAGAAGAGGATAAAATAGAGTTAGCAAAAGAGCTTATGGCAAAAGCTGAGGAAAAGGGAGTAAAACTATTATTACCTGTAGATACTGTTGTAGCAAAAGAATTTAAGAATGATACTGAATTTAGAACTGTAAAGGTTGAAGAAATACCAGCAGATATGATGGGATTAGATATAGGAGAAGAAACAAGAAAAATATTTGCTGAAGAAATATTAAAAGCTAAAACTGTTGTATGGAACGGACCAATGGGTGTTTTTGAAATGGAGAACTTTGCAAAGGGAACAGAAGCAATAGCTGAAGCTATGGCAAAATCAGATGCTGTAACTATTGTTGGTGGAGGAGATAGTGCTGCAGCTGTTGAAAAAACAGGATACAACGACAAAATGACTCATATATCAACTGGTGGTGGAGCATCTTTAGAATTCTTTGAAGGAAAAACACTACCTGGTATTGCAGCGATTGATAATAAGTAA
- the tpiA gene encoding triose-phosphate isomerase codes for MRRPIIAGNWKMHNTIEEGIKLVREIKDVADNTDVEVVVCVPFTSLNEIKKELKDTKVKLGAQNMHWEEKGAFTGEISPVMLKEIGIDYVIIGHSERRQYFNETDETVNKKVLSALKYGIKPIICVGETLEQREKNIEKDVVSKQVIKALENVSAEDMLNIVIAYEPIWAIGTGRTASSKDANDMIFFIRETIKNKYGVDISEEVRIQYGGSVKPHNITELMNESDIDGALVGGASLKAEDFINIVNF; via the coding sequence ATGAGAAGACCTATAATAGCTGGAAACTGGAAAATGCATAATACTATTGAAGAAGGCATTAAGTTAGTTAGAGAAATTAAAGATGTAGCTGATAATACAGATGTTGAAGTAGTTGTATGTGTACCTTTTACATCATTAAATGAAATAAAGAAAGAGCTTAAGGATACTAAAGTAAAATTAGGAGCTCAAAATATGCACTGGGAAGAAAAAGGTGCGTTTACAGGAGAAATTTCTCCTGTAATGTTAAAAGAAATAGGAATTGATTATGTTATAATTGGTCACTCTGAAAGAAGACAATATTTCAATGAAACTGATGAGACTGTTAACAAAAAGGTGCTTTCAGCTTTAAAGTATGGGATAAAGCCTATTATTTGTGTTGGGGAAACTCTTGAGCAAAGAGAGAAGAATATAGAAAAAGATGTTGTTAGTAAGCAGGTTATCAAAGCATTAGAAAATGTAAGTGCTGAAGATATGCTTAATATAGTTATTGCTTATGAGCCTATTTGGGCAATAGGTACTGGAAGAACTGCTTCAAGTAAAGATGCAAATGATATGATTTTCTTTATTAGAGAGACAATTAAAAATAAATATGGAGTAGATATTTCTGAAGAAGTAAGAATACAATATGGAGGTAGTGTAAAACCTCATAATATTACTGAGTTAATGAATGAATCCGATATTGATGGAGCTTTGGTAGGCGGAGCAAGTCTAAAAGCAGAAGACTTTATTAATATTGTAAACTTTTAA
- the gpmI gene encoding 2,3-bisphosphoglycerate-independent phosphoglycerate mutase, whose amino-acid sequence MTNKPVALIILDGWGIGKDYEGNAILKANTPNYKMLLENYPSTKLEASGLSVGLPEGQMGNSEVGHLNIGAGRIIYQEFTRISKAIENGEFFEKQEFIKAVENAKKNNSSLHLMGLLSDGGVHSHNTHLYALLELAQKYGLKDVYIHCFLDGRDVPPKSAKKYIEELENKLSELGVGKIATISGRYYAMDRDKRWDRTKKTYDAMVLGKGRVASTPIEALNKSYDEDITDEFVIPTVIVKDNNPIKVIENNDSIIFFNFRPDRARQITRAFVDDDFDGFVRDKKVNVYFVCMTQYDKTINNVEIAYKPQVYVNTLGEYLSKKGLKQLRIAETEKYAHVTFFFNGGVEKPNEGEERVLIPSPKVATYDLKPEMSAVEVKEEVMKRINENKYDFIVLNFANPDMVGHTGKFEAAVKAIETIDECLGDVVKLIVEKGGKAIITADHGNAEEMIDENTGKSITAHTTNKVPCIVIGEGNVKLREGILADIAPTILDMMGIEKPNEMTGQSLIVR is encoded by the coding sequence ATGACTAACAAACCAGTAGCTCTAATAATACTTGATGGCTGGGGAATAGGCAAGGACTATGAAGGAAATGCTATCTTGAAAGCTAACACACCTAATTACAAAATGTTATTAGAGAATTACCCTAGTACCAAACTAGAAGCTAGTGGGCTTTCGGTAGGATTACCTGAAGGTCAAATGGGTAATTCAGAAGTAGGACATTTAAATATAGGTGCAGGTAGAATTATTTATCAAGAATTTACTAGAATAAGCAAAGCAATAGAAAATGGTGAATTTTTTGAAAAACAGGAGTTTATAAAAGCAGTTGAAAATGCTAAGAAGAACAATTCAAGCTTACACTTAATGGGTTTATTATCTGATGGTGGTGTTCACAGTCATAATACACATTTATATGCACTTTTAGAACTAGCACAAAAATATGGCTTAAAAGATGTATATATCCATTGTTTCTTGGATGGTAGAGATGTACCACCTAAAAGTGCTAAGAAATATATTGAGGAATTAGAAAATAAGCTTTCAGAATTAGGTGTTGGGAAAATAGCCACTATATCAGGTAGATATTATGCAATGGATAGAGATAAAAGATGGGATAGAACAAAGAAAACTTATGATGCTATGGTGCTAGGAAAAGGTAGAGTAGCTTCGACACCTATTGAAGCGTTAAATAAATCTTATGACGAAGATATAACAGATGAGTTTGTTATACCAACTGTTATAGTAAAAGACAATAATCCTATTAAAGTAATAGAGAATAATGATTCAATAATATTCTTCAATTTTAGACCAGATAGAGCTAGACAAATAACTAGAGCTTTTGTTGATGATGACTTTGATGGATTTGTTAGAGATAAAAAGGTAAATGTGTATTTTGTGTGTATGACTCAATATGATAAAACTATTAATAACGTAGAAATAGCATATAAACCACAGGTTTATGTAAATACTTTAGGTGAATATTTAAGCAAAAAAGGATTAAAGCAGTTAAGGATAGCTGAAACTGAGAAATACGCTCATGTTACTTTCTTTTTCAATGGTGGTGTAGAAAAACCAAATGAAGGAGAAGAAAGAGTATTGATTCCTTCACCTAAGGTTGCAACATACGATCTTAAACCTGAAATGAGTGCAGTAGAAGTCAAAGAAGAAGTAATGAAGAGAATAAATGAAAATAAATATGATTTTATAGTTTTAAATTTTGCAAACCCAGATATGGTAGGTCATACAGGTAAATTTGAAGCAGCAGTTAAAGCTATTGAAACAATAGATGAATGTTTAGGGGATGTTGTTAAATTAATAGTGGAAAAGGGCGGTAAAGCCATTATTACAGCTGACCATGGTAATGCTGAAGAAATGATAGATGAAAATACAGGTAAATCAATAACAGCTCACACTACAAACAAGGTTCCTTGTATAGTTATAGGTGAGGGAAATGTAAAATTAAGAGAAGGTATACTAGCTGATATTGCTCCAACTATACTTGATATGATGGGTATAGAAAAGCCAAACGAAATGACAGGACAGTCACTAATTGTCAGATAA